Below is a window of Halobaculum lipolyticum DNA.
GCCGCCGCCCAGTCCGGCGGTGACGAACACCATGTCGGACCCCTCGAGCGACTCGCGGATCTCCGACTGCGACTCGATGGCGGCCTCCTCGCCCACCTGTGGGAGCGACCCGGCGCCGCGTCCCTGCGTCTTCTCCTGCCCCATCAGGATCTTCGTGTCCGCCTCGATGTTGACGAGGTGCTGGACGTCGGTGTTGGCGGCGACGAGCGTCGCGCCGTGGATGCCCTCCTCGGCCATCCGGTTCACCGTGTTGCCGCCGGCGCCCCCGCAGCCGACGACGGTGATGTTCGTCTGGAGGTCCTTCAGGACGTCCTGCAGTTCCTCGTCGGTCATCTTCCCCGTGCGCGGGGCGTCCCCCGAGCCCGACGATCCGGCCGAGCCGTCGTTCGCGGCCTCGGCGGAGTCGGCGACCGGCGAACTCTCGTCCCCCACGTCCCCCGACTCCTCCTCGGCCTCGGTAATCGCGTCCTCGACGATGGAGTCCATAGGTATGCGGGTGGGTTGCTGACGGAGAGTTATTATCCTTCCCCCTCACGTCTTGCATCTGTCAGACGGCGTACGGCGCCCCTACGGGCGCCTCGGAGTGGGAGACTGCGCCGCACTCGGGGCGAAATCGACCCGTACCTGTCAGGCGTCGAACCTGCGTTCGCGCGTCCGGCTGACGGTCTCGGGCCGGATCGTCTCCCCGTTCACCTCGACCGGCTCGCCCGCCGAGAGCGCGCCGAACTTCGGTCCCTCGGGGACCCCCAGCGTCGCCGCTCGCTCCGGGTCGAACGACTCCACGCGCGCGACGACCGCGTCGCCCTCGCGCGTAACCTCGTCGTACTTCCCCCGCAACACCCCCGCGAGGGCGGCGACGAGCGCCTCGAACGGGTCGGCCGTCTCCTCGGCCCCCGTCTCGTCGGTCCCGCCGGCGACCGGGAGCGCCGCCCGTCCCGCCGCGCGCGTCCCGGCGTGTTCGGTCTCGAACGCGACGGCGTGCGCCTCGACGGCCGCCCGGGTCGCCTCGGCGTCGATGCCCTGCGCCTCCGCGAGCAGGTCGGCCGGGAGGTCGACGACGCGGTAGCCGTCCGCGGGGTCGCCGTCGGCGCCGGCGGCCGCGAAGCGGTCGTCGCCGGCGGCGTCGCCGAAGCGGAGACCGTCGTCGACCGTCGAGAGGTCGGACTCCAGCGCCGCCACCAGACCCAGCGGCGTGTCGTCGACGGCGCGGACCCACGACTCGCCGACGACGCGCACGCCGCGGTCGGCCAGCGCCTCGCGGAGGACGGGGCGGTCGCCCTCGACGAGCGCGTACGCGGCGTCGCTGGCGCGGACCGCCGCATCGAGCACGTCGGGGTGTTCCTCGGGGTGACCCAACTCGTCGAGTTGCCAGTCGATGCCGACGTGGCCCACACCCCACGCCGTCTCGCGGAGCACGCGTTCGAACCGCGGGGCGTAGTGGCCGCCGCCGAAGCCGACGACGTGGCGGGGGCGGTCGGGGTCGCCGACGGCGACGGTCGCGCCGCGGTCGGGGAGGTCCAGCACCGCCCGGGCGACGGCGCCGGCGCCCGCGGGGTCGTCCCACTGGGCGTCGTCGCTGCCGACCTCCGCGAACACCGCGGGCACCGCGAGGTCGGTCGGCCCGTGGTGGGTGCCCTCGATAGCGACGCCGTAGCCGTCGGGCGCGTGCTCGTCGAAGCCGGCGACGAGCGCCCGCTGGACGCCCGGACACGCCGGCGCGAACGACCCCGCCTCGCCCCCGTACTCCGCGTCGCCGAAGTTGCCCGTGAAGTGGCACGTCAACAGCGGGCCGGTGTCGCCCGCGTGCCGGGAGACGAACACGAGGTAGTCGGGACGCTCGGAGAAAGCGCCCGTCGGGTCGGGGAGCCGGATGTGGAGGTCGTCGAACGAGCGGAGTTCGAAGCGGTCCGGAGCGTCGCCGGCGCCGTCGGCGGTTCCGGCGGCGCCGCCGTCGGCGACCCCGTCGCCGCCGGCCGCGCGGTCGAGGACGTGGTACGCGCCGCCGCCCTCGGCGTCGGCCAGCGAGTCGTCCGTCCGCTCGGTCCAGTCGGCCAGATCGAGCAGGCGCTCGCCGACGTGTGTCGAGGCGCGATCCGCCCGGGAGACGACGATACCGATCACTGCCGGGGAGTAACGCGGTCGCGGTGGAATACGCGTCGGTTCCGGAGAAGGGGACCGGCGGGCGGCGGAGTCGACCGATTCGACGGCGGCAGTGGCGGCGGTGGCGGCGGCGGTGGCGTCGGCGTCGGCCGAGCGACGGGACGGTCAGTCGGCCGGCTGTTCGGAACCGCCGACCGCGTCGCTGACCGTCGAGCGGGTGAGGGAGACGACCTCGCGGATCTCGTCGCGCCGGGCGATCAGCAGGCCGAGTCCGAGCGCCATGTAGACGACCGTGAACGCCTGCAGGAGCAGGATGGAGTTGGCCTCCGCGGCCGCCTCCGTCATCGTCCGGATGAAGTAGAACTCGACGACCACCTGCGAGAGGAACAGCGTCAACAGGAGCAACGACTCCCGGACGGAGATGCGGAAGTTGACCAGTACCGCCAGCGCGAAGAAGCTCTGTGCGGCGGTGATCCAGATCTCGGCGGCCTGCTTCTCGTCGAACGCGAGGACGCCGTACTGGCCCGCAGAGATGCTGTACACGACGACGAGCGTCCCGATGAGCAGCGTCCACTGGTTCAGCTTCGAGGAGATGAGCGCGTTGAACGCGGCCGTCGAGCGCGCCTTGTTCACGAGGTAGGCGGTGACGATCAGCTCCGGGCTCTCGGAGGCCAGCGGCGCGATCCACTGGATCATGAAGAACTCGGGGATGCCGAACTGGAGTCCCAACTCCTCCAGTCCGTGGGCGAACGGCTCGACGGCGGTGAAGATGAGCAGCCCGGAGTAGACGAACAGCGAGAGGACCGCCGTCGCGCGGACGGGGAACGGCCGCGCCTGGAGGTACGCGGGCACGCCGACCTGGTCTTCGACCTCCTCGACGTCGCCGCGGACGATGACGAGGATGTACGCGACGTACAGGCCGACGAGGAACAGGGTGTCGACGGCGCCGATGCCGCCCCCGAGCGGCACGAAGAAGGCGTAGACGGTCGCGAGGAACAGGAACGCCACCTCCAGCGAGATGTCGCGGTCGAGCGAGACGTAGTCGCCGAGGAACGAGTCGTTCGTGACGACGTTGTCGTCGCCGCTGCCGGAGTACGCTTGGTACACCGAGAACAGCGCGATGCCGGACCAGCCCAGCCCGATGAGGATCCGGTTGGCGCCGGTCATGTTGGCGACCGCGAGGTTGCCGGCGGCGGCGTCGCCCTGCCCGGCCTGCCACGCGTACAGCGCGTCGACGGCGTACTCGGGCGCGACCGCCAGCACCGCGAGCACGGCGATGGCGAACGCGCGCGGCACGTCCTTCTCGGCGGTCTCTGCGCCCCAAGCGAGCAGGAACGAAGCCCCCAGCACCGCGACGCCGGCGACCGTGACGGTCGTGAGCGTCGAGAACGACTCGTTCAGCCCGGTCGCCCACGAGAGGATCCACGGGAGCGTCAACAGGATCCCCCCGAACAGCCCCGTGAGCGGGTGACGAAGGCGGGAACTCATTACGGTCACGCAGTCCGTGACGACGCCTTACTCTTGTGTTTCGCGACGCCCGGCCGGTCGGCGCGGAACACGGCCACGACGGTCGCCGGCGCGCCGGCGACCCTACGGGAGCAGCAGGTAGAAGAACACGAGGTAGCCGCCGACCAGACCGGCGCCGTCGAGCCGGCCGATCTCGCCGCCGCGCAGCATCACCGCGACCGCGGCGACGGTGAACGCGACGAGCGCGGGGAAGTCGAACGACTCGACGCTGACGGAGACGAACACCGGGACGATGACCGCGAGCAGGCCGAGCACGGCGAGGACGTTGTAGATGTTGGAGCCGACGACGTTGCCGACCGAGAAGTCCGCCCGCCCCCGCACCGCCGCGACGACGCTGGCGGCGAACTCCGGGAGCGACGTGCCGAACGCCAGCACGGTCAGCCCGATGAGCCGCTGGGTGAAGCCGAACTGGTAGAGGATCGACCGCCCGCTGTCGATGAGCCAGCGGGAGCCGAGGAACAACAGCACCAGCCCGACGACGAGGTAGGCGACGTGGCGCAGCGACAGCCCGTCCGCGTCGACGTCGGGCATCTCCTCGACGACCGCGCCGCCGTCGGCGACCGCGCCCGACTCGTCGACGGCGTCGGCCCCGTCGCTCGCGCCGCGGTAGAGGACGTACGTGAACCCCGCGAGGACGAGCAGGAACACGACCCCCTCGGCGCGGCCGATGATGCCGTCGCGCCCGAACACGACGAGCAGCGCCGCCGCCAGCGCCATGAACGGGACGTGCCGCCGGACCACCGTCGACGACACCGACAGGGGGCGCACGAGCGCGGAGACGCCGAGCACCAGCCCGATGTTGGCGATGTTGGAGCCGACGATCGCCCCGAGACCGAGCTGTGAGTCGCCGTCCAACCCGGAGACGACGCCGATGAACAGCTCCGGCGCCGTCGTGGCGAACGCGACCACCGTCACGCCGACGAGCGCGGCGTGGAGACCGACCCCCAGCGCCAGCCCCGTCGCCCCCTTCACGAGCACCTCGGCGCCGAGGTAGAGGAACAGAACCCCCAGCAGCAGGAACAGCCCGTGTTCCGAGACGAGCACATCAGTCAGTTGCAGTAGCACATCGCCGGTGTAAGCGACGCCGCTCTTGAAGTATTGGGATCTAAATATCGCTCGTGAGTCCGAACGCTCCGCGCGGACCGCCGCGGCGGGCACGTCGGGTCGGTCCGGGCGGCGGGCACGTCTCGTGCTACACCAGCAGCGAGACGTAGCCCGCGTAGCCGCCGAGGAGGAGGACGCCCGCGACGCGGCCGACGCGGCCCCGCGTGACGAGCAGGAGGACGCAGAACGCCGTCGCCCCCAGCAGCACCGGGAAGTCCGTGTCGACGACCGAGGTCGGGACCCGGATCGGCGACAGCAGCGTGAGCACGCCGAGCACGGCGAGGACGTTGTAGATGTTGGAGCCGACGACGTTGCCGACCGAGAAGTCCGCGTGCCCCCGGACCGCCGAGACGAGGCTGGCGGCCAGTTCCGGCAGCGACGTGCCCAGCGCCAGCACGGTGACGCCGACGAGGCGGTCGGAGCCGCCCAGCAGGTACAGCGCCGCGGTGCCGCCGTCGACGAGGCGGCGCGCACCCACGAACAGCAGCCCCAGCCCGACCACTAGGAACAGGAGGTCGCGCGGCGCCACCGCCGCGAGGCGGCCGAGCGGCGGGGCGAACCCGGTCCCGCCGTCGGCGACGACCGCACCGTCGTCGGCGTGCTCCTCGCCCGATCCGTCCGCGTCGTCGGCGTCGGGGACGCCGTGGAGGAGCACGGCCGTGAAGGCGACGAGCGCGAGCAGGAGCGCGCCGCCGTCGAGCGTGCTCAGCGTGCCGTCGGACCCCAGTCCGACCAGCAACACCGCCGCCAGCGCCATGAACGGGAGGTGCCGCCGGACGGTCTCCCGGGAGACGGCCAGCGGCCGGACGAGCGCCGACAGTCCGAGCACGAGACAGATGTTCGCGACGTTCGAGCCGATGACCGCGCCCAACCCGATGGTCGTCGTCTTCTCCACCTGGCCGACGACGGCGACGAACAGCTCCGGCGCCGTCGTCGCGAACGCGACCACCGTCACGCCGGCGACGGCCGCGCGGACGCCGAGGTCCGTCGAGACCCCGCGCGCCCCCTTCACCAGCGACTCCGCCCCGACGTACAGGAGGACGACGCCGACCAACAGCGAGACCCCCGCCCCGTTCGTCCGCAGCGCCATCCGGATCCAGCGCGGACTCGTGCGTATCTCCAACGGCGTCGCGCTCGGCGCGACCGCCGACGCCGCGGCGACCGCGCCGGTGAGTTCGGTCATACGCCGAGGGTCCCGCCGTCCGCCGAATAACGGTGCCGTCCAAAATTTCAGGTCGAATATCCTCGGTATATAGTCCGATGAGCGGACCGTTCCCATACGGAGCCGCACCGCGTTTTATCCCCCGCGGCGCCGCACGCCGGGACATGGACGTGTACGGACTCATCGGGAACCCGGTGGGACACTCGCTGTCGCCGCCGATGCACGAGGCCGCCTACGACGCGCTCGGACTGGACGCCCGGTACGTCACCTTCGAACCGGACGCCGACGACGGCGCCGCGGCGGTCGAGGCGGCCGCGACGCTCGGCGTCGCCGGGGTGAACGTGACGGTGCCGTTCAAGCGCGACGTGCTCGAGGCGGTCGAGCCGGACGACCTCGCGGCGGAGGTGGGCGCCGTGAACACGGTCGACTGCTCGACGGACCCCCCGCGCGGGTACAACACCGACGTCGCGGGCGTCCGACGGGCGTTCGCCCACCACGGCGTCGAGCGCGAGGGCGCCGCCGCGGTGGTCGTCGGCGCCGGCGGCGCGGGACGCGCGGCGGCGTTCGCGCTCGCCGAGGACGCCGTCTCGCTCCACATCGCCAACCGGACCGTCCGGCGGGCGGAGTCGCTCGCGAAGGAGGTGCGGGCGGCGCTCCCCGACGACCTCGACACGCCGACGACCGTCACGGCGGGCGGACTCGACGGCCTCGCGGACACCGTCCCGACCGCGGACCTGTTGGTGAACGCGACGACCGTGGGGATGGAGTCCGACGAGACGCCCGTCCCGGCCGACCACCTGCACGCAGACCTCGCCGTGTTGGACGCGGTGTACGCGCCGCTTGACACCCGGCTGCTGCGCGATGCTCGCGACGCGGGCGCGACGACGGTCGACGGTGCCTGGATGCTGCTGTTCCAGGGCGTCGAGGCGTTCGAGCGGTGGACCGGCGAGGACGCGCCGGTCGAGGCGATGAACGAGGCGCTGCGGGCGGAACTGCGGTAACCATCGGACACCGGGTCACTGCACCGGGTTTTTCGGGTTCTCCGGCGTTGGTTTTTTAAAAGGTGGCGGCGTGGTTCACACAAATGGGACTCATTCAGCAGATCAAGCAGCTACTCGGATTGGGGGGTCGCGAGTCGAACGGGTCACGCTCGGGGGAGGCGTCGGTGACCGTCGAACGCGAACGCGACGCCCCGGACGAAGACGCGGCGGCGGACGCCGAGACGGAGGCGGCGGTGAAAGGCACGGACGGCGCCGACGAGGCCGCCGCCGCCGACACCGACGCCGCCGCCTCCACGGGCAGCACGGTCGACGCCGACGACGAGGGCGCCGCCGAACCGGCTGAGGCCGCCGCGGGCGCCGACGCCGGCGCGGCCGAGGCGAGCGACGTCGACGCCGACGTGCCGTCCGACGACGGGAGCGAGGCGGACGCAGCCGCCGAGGACGACGTGATCGAGGAGGCCGAGCCGGTCGCCGCCGGGACGGACGCCGACGCCTCGACGGAGGCGCTCGTCGACGAGGCCGAGGCGGCCGAGGACGCCGCGACCGCCGCCGAACCCGCCGAGGCGGCCGGCCCCGAGTCGGAGGACGTGACGACAGACGTGGACGACGTGGACGTCGACGACGACGACGAAGTCGACGCCGAGGACGCGGCCGGCGACGAGGACGCCGAGGACGACGAGGACGACGCGGAGGCGAACGACGACGACGACGGCGTTCCGGTCGACGAGATCAAGGGGATCGGCCCGGCGTACGCCGAGCGGCTCGCCGAGATGGGCATCCACACCGTCGCGGATCTGGCGGCGGCCGACCCGGCGGCGGTGGCCGAGGGGACCACCGTCTCCGAGAAGCGCGTGAACCGCTGGATCGACCGCGCCACCGAGCACGAGTCGTAGTCCCGGAACCGAACCCGCTTTTTCCCTCCCCGGCGCAGGCACGGACATGCACACGGTCACGGACCGCGAGTCGTTCCGGCGGCTCGCGGCCGACGCCCCCGCCGACGCCCGGATCCCCGTCGAGGGACGGGCGACGGTCGGCGACCCCTTCGACGCCTACCGCCGCGCCCGGACGGCCGACCACCCCGGCGTCTGCTACGAGACGACCGGCGGCCAACCGGGGTGGGGGGCTTTCGGCGTCGACCCCGCGGAGACGCTGACGGTCGGTCCCGACGCCGCCGTCCGCGACCGCGACCACCCGGGACACGGCGACTACGCCGCCCCGTCGCCGACGCTGGAGGCGCTCGCCGGACTGCTCGACTCGGCGACGCTCGTCCGGGGCGACTGCGACGTCCCCTACCCGTGCGGCGCGTTCGGCTGGCTGTCGTACGACGTCGCCCGCGAACTGGAGTCGTTCCCCGCCGACGGCGCCGTCGACGACCGCGGCCTCCCCCGGCTCCAAGTCGGCGTGTACACGACGCTGGCCTCGTGGACGGAGCCGCGCGACGCCGACGAGGTGACGCTCCGGGTCACGTCGTGTCCGCGGGTCGGCGACCACCCGGACGCCGACGCCGCCTACGACGCCGCGGTCGCCGCCGCCCGCGACCTCGCCGAGCGCGCCGTCGACGGCGACCCGGCGGTCGGTCCCGCGCCCGCCGCCGACGCCGAGACGGTCGCGTTCGAGAGCGACGCCGGCCGCGACGACTACGCCGAGCGCGTCCGCCGCGTGAAGGAGGCGGTCCGCGCCGGCGACACCTTCCAGGCGAACGTGAGCCAACGCCTCGCCGCGCCCGCCGCGGTCCACCCCGTCACGGCGTACGCCGCGCTCCGCGCCCGCAACCCCGCGCCGTACTCCGGACTGGTGGAGTTCCCCGGCGTCGACCTCGTGAGCGCCAGCCCCGAACTCCTCCTGCGACGGGAGCCGGCGGGGACGGCCGACGAGGGGGCGGGCGACGGGGACGACCCCGGGACCCGCGCCCGACTCGAAACCGAACCGATCGCCGGCACCCGCCCGCGCGACGCCGACCCCGAGACGGACGCCGCGCTGGAGACGGAACTCGTCGGCGACGAGAAGGAGCGCGCCGAACACGCGATGCTCGTCGACCTCGAACGCAACGACCTCGGGAAGGTGAGCGCGTACGGCTCCGTCTCGGTGCCGGAGTACCGCCGCGTCGACCGCTACTCGGAGGTGATGCACCTCGTCTCGCTCGTCGAGGGCGAGGAGCGACCCGACCGCTCGCTGGCCGACACGCTCGCGGCGGTGTTCCCCGGCGGCACCATCACCGGGGCGCCCAAGCCCAAGACGATGGAGATCATCGACCGGCTGGAGGGCACCCGGCGGGGCCCGTACACCGGGTCGATGGTCGCCGCCGGCTTCGACGGCCGGCTCGTCGCCAACATCGTCATCCGGACGCTCGTACGCACGGGCACCGAGTACCACCTCCGCGTCGGCGCCGGCGTCGTCCACGACTCCGACCCGGAGACCGAGTACGAGGAGACCCTGGCGAAGGCCCGCGCGCTCGTCCGCTCGGTCGACGACGCGCTCGACGGACGGATGGAGGTGGACGAGTGAGCGACCCCGGCGCCGGCGCCGACGCTGGCGGCGACGACGCGGGAGCGGACCCCGTCGGCGGGCGCGTCCTCGTCGTCGACAACTACGACTCGTTCGCGTACAACCTCGTCCAGTACGTCGGCGAGCTGGCCGACGAGGTGGTCGTCCGCAGGAACGACCGGGTCGACGTCGACGACATCCGCGACCTCGACCCCGACGGCGTCGTCGTCTCGCCCGGGCCGGGCACCCCCGCGGAGGCGGGCGTCTCGATCCCGGTGTTCGCCGAACTGGCGTACCCGACGCTCGGCGTCTGTCTCGGTCACCAAGCCCTCTGTGCCGCGAACGGCGCCGCCGTCACGCTCGCGCCGGAGGTCGTCCACGGGAAGCCCTCCGACGTGCGCCACGACGGGCGCGGTGTGTTCGCCGCCCTCCCCGACCGCGTCGCGGCGGGGCGCTACCACTCGCTGTGTGTCGAACACGAGGCGATCCCCGACACGCTCGTCGAGACGGCGTGGACCGACGACGAGCGCGAGGTGGTGATGGGGGTGCGCCACACCGAGCGCCCGCACGTCGGCGTGCAGTTCCACCCCGAGAGCATCCTCACGCCCGACGGGAAGGCGATGGTCCGCAGCTTCCTGCGGATCTGTGAGCGAGGTGGGTTCGAGTGAGCGACCCCGACTCGACGGGCGGCGACACCGAGGACGACGCCGACGCCGCCGGCGACGACGCCGAGGACCGCCTGTACCACGTCGACGGCGACCTCCTACCCGCGAGCGAGGCGTCGGTGTCGGTGACGGACCGCGGCTTCCAGTACGGCGACGCCGCCTTCGAGACGGTGCGGGCGTACGGCGGGACGCTGTGGCGCTGGGACGCCCACGTCGACCGCCTGTTCGGGAGCCTCGACGCGCTCGGGATGCCGGCCGACGAACTGGGGCTGTCGAAACTGGACCTGCAGGCTCGCGTCCGCGACACGCTCCGCGCGAACGACCTCGCGGACGCCTCCGTCCGCCTGTCGGTGACGCGGGGGGAGACGGCCGGGTTCGCACCGCCCGAGGCGGCCGGGACGGATCCGACGGTCGTCGTCATCGTGAAGCCCCTCCCGCGCGGCGGCCGCGCGGACCGCGGCGGCGAGTCGACGTGGGACGGGCCGGCGACGATCCAGACGGTGAAGACCCGCCGGGTGCCGGATCGGGCGATCCCGAGCGACGCGAAGACGCACAACTACCTGAACAACGTCCTCGCCCGCGTCGAGACCCGGGTGACGGGCGCCGACGAGGCGGTGCTGCTCGACGGCGAGGGGAACGTGGCGGAGTGCTCGACGGCGAACCTGTTCTTCGTCGCCGACGACGCCATCCGGACCCCGTCGCTGGACGGGCCGGTGCTCCCGGGCGTCACCCGCGCCGAGGTGCTCGACCTCGCCCGCGAGGAGGGGTTCCCCGTCGAGGAGGGTCGCTACACGCCCGACGACGTGCGCGGCGCCGACGAGGCGTTCCTCGCCTCCTCGATCCGGGAACTCCGGCCGGTCGGGACGTACGACGGCGTCGCGATCGGCGGCGGTCCCGTGACGACGCTGCTGTCGCGGCTGTACGACGACCGGGTCGAACGGGAGTGCTACGCGACCGACGACGCCGGCGGCGACGCTCCCGATCCGGACTCCGACGAGGACCGCCGGCGATAGGGAGGCATACAAGCCCGCCGTCCCTTCGACGCCCATGGACGAGGACGCGCGCGTCGCCGACGCCGACGAGGTGCCCGAGGGCGGGACGCTGTTGTTCACCGTCCGCGACGGCGACGGCGAACTCCGGGAGGCGTTCGCGAGTCGGCTGTCGGACGGCACCGTGGTCGCGTACCGCAACTACTGCCAGCACTGGACGGACGTGCGCCTCGACAAAGGCGAGGGCGCCCGCGTCACGAACGGCGAGGTGTGGTGTCAGAAACACGGCGCGACGTTCCAACTCGACTCCGGAGTGTGTGACTTCGGTCCCTGCGAGGGGTCGGTGATGGAGTCGGTGGACGTGACCGTCGCCGACGGCGGCGTGTACGTCGACGACGACGAGTACGTGTTCGAGCATCTCGGTCCCAGCGGCGTCGACACCGGCGACGGCGGCGACAGCCGGATCGACTTCACCGGGAACTGAGCCGGCGCGGCGACCGACGCGACCGATCGGCGCGGGCGGCGCGGGCGGCGCGGGCGGCGCGCGACCCCCCGCTCAAAACGCCGTGTCGCCGATGCTGTCGCCCGCCGAGCCGAGGTCGGCGTCGACGGCGCCGTCGACCGCTTCGACGACGGGCGCCACGTCGACGCGGGGGGCCAGCGAGAGCAGCAGCCCCTCCGTGCCGACGAACACCCGGACGAGCGTGAGGTAGTCCATCCCGGTGGCGATGTACTCGACGCCGTCGGCGACCGGGAACAGGTCGTCGACGAACAGCCCGATCTCCGAGAAGTCGATGCCGGCGTACTCGTGGATCCGGTCGAAGTGCGCGCGCATCGCCGCCTCCTCGGTGTAGCGCGAGCGCGTGCGCTCGTCGACGCTGAGGAGTTCGTACGTGTCGGGCGTGAACGCGGCGACGACGTGGACGTCTTCGTCGTCGACCGCGTCCCGGATCG
It encodes the following:
- a CDS encoding D-aminoacyl-tRNA deacylase — protein: MIGIVVSRADRASTHVGERLLDLADWTERTDDSLADAEGGGAYHVLDRAAGGDGVADGGAAGTADGAGDAPDRFELRSFDDLHIRLPDPTGAFSERPDYLVFVSRHAGDTGPLLTCHFTGNFGDAEYGGEAGSFAPACPGVQRALVAGFDEHAPDGYGVAIEGTHHGPTDLAVPAVFAEVGSDDAQWDDPAGAGAVARAVLDLPDRGATVAVGDPDRPRHVVGFGGGHYAPRFERVLRETAWGVGHVGIDWQLDELGHPEEHPDVLDAAVRASDAAYALVEGDRPVLREALADRGVRVVGESWVRAVDDTPLGLVAALESDLSTVDDGLRFGDAAGDDRFAAAGADGDPADGYRVVDLPADLLAEAQGIDAEATRAAVEAHAVAFETEHAGTRAAGRAALPVAGGTDETGAEETADPFEALVAALAGVLRGKYDEVTREGDAVVARVESFDPERAATLGVPEGPKFGALSAGEPVEVNGETIRPETVSRTRERRFDA
- a CDS encoding sodium:calcium antiporter encodes the protein MSSRLRHPLTGLFGGILLTLPWILSWATGLNESFSTLTTVTVAGVAVLGASFLLAWGAETAEKDVPRAFAIAVLAVLAVAPEYAVDALYAWQAGQGDAAAGNLAVANMTGANRILIGLGWSGIALFSVYQAYSGSGDDNVVTNDSFLGDYVSLDRDISLEVAFLFLATVYAFFVPLGGGIGAVDTLFLVGLYVAYILVIVRGDVEEVEDQVGVPAYLQARPFPVRATAVLSLFVYSGLLIFTAVEPFAHGLEELGLQFGIPEFFMIQWIAPLASESPELIVTAYLVNKARSTAAFNALISSKLNQWTLLIGTLVVVYSISAGQYGVLAFDEKQAAEIWITAAQSFFALAVLVNFRISVRESLLLLTLFLSQVVVEFYFIRTMTEAAAEANSILLLQAFTVVYMALGLGLLIARRDEIREVVSLTRSTVSDAVGGSEQPAD
- a CDS encoding calcium/sodium antiporter; its protein translation is MQLTDVLVSEHGLFLLLGVLFLYLGAEVLVKGATGLALGVGLHAALVGVTVVAFATTAPELFIGVVSGLDGDSQLGLGAIVGSNIANIGLVLGVSALVRPLSVSSTVVRRHVPFMALAAALLVVFGRDGIIGRAEGVVFLLVLAGFTYVLYRGASDGADAVDESGAVADGGAVVEEMPDVDADGLSLRHVAYLVVGLVLLFLGSRWLIDSGRSILYQFGFTQRLIGLTVLAFGTSLPEFAASVVAAVRGRADFSVGNVVGSNIYNVLAVLGLLAVIVPVFVSVSVESFDFPALVAFTVAAVAVMLRGGEIGRLDGAGLVGGYLVFFYLLLP
- a CDS encoding calcium/sodium antiporter codes for the protein MALRTNGAGVSLLVGVVLLYVGAESLVKGARGVSTDLGVRAAVAGVTVVAFATTAPELFVAVVGQVEKTTTIGLGAVIGSNVANICLVLGLSALVRPLAVSRETVRRHLPFMALAAVLLVGLGSDGTLSTLDGGALLLALVAFTAVLLHGVPDADDADGSGEEHADDGAVVADGGTGFAPPLGRLAAVAPRDLLFLVVGLGLLFVGARRLVDGGTAALYLLGGSDRLVGVTVLALGTSLPELAASLVSAVRGHADFSVGNVVGSNIYNVLAVLGVLTLLSPIRVPTSVVDTDFPVLLGATAFCVLLLVTRGRVGRVAGVLLLGGYAGYVSLLV
- a CDS encoding shikimate dehydrogenase, with the translated sequence MDVYGLIGNPVGHSLSPPMHEAAYDALGLDARYVTFEPDADDGAAAVEAAATLGVAGVNVTVPFKRDVLEAVEPDDLAAEVGAVNTVDCSTDPPRGYNTDVAGVRRAFAHHGVEREGAAAVVVGAGGAGRAAAFALAEDAVSLHIANRTVRRAESLAKEVRAALPDDLDTPTTVTAGGLDGLADTVPTADLLVNATTVGMESDETPVPADHLHADLAVLDAVYAPLDTRLLRDARDAGATTVDGAWMLLFQGVEAFERWTGEDAPVEAMNEALRAELR
- a CDS encoding helix-hairpin-helix domain-containing protein; translated protein: MGLIQQIKQLLGLGGRESNGSRSGEASVTVERERDAPDEDAAADAETEAAVKGTDGADEAAAADTDAAASTGSTVDADDEGAAEPAEAAAGADAGAAEASDVDADVPSDDGSEADAAAEDDVIEEAEPVAAGTDADASTEALVDEAEAAEDAATAAEPAEAAGPESEDVTTDVDDVDVDDDDEVDAEDAAGDEDAEDDEDDAEANDDDDGVPVDEIKGIGPAYAERLAEMGIHTVADLAAADPAAVAEGTTVSEKRVNRWIDRATEHES
- a CDS encoding anthranilate synthase component I family protein, with the translated sequence MHTVTDRESFRRLAADAPADARIPVEGRATVGDPFDAYRRARTADHPGVCYETTGGQPGWGAFGVDPAETLTVGPDAAVRDRDHPGHGDYAAPSPTLEALAGLLDSATLVRGDCDVPYPCGAFGWLSYDVARELESFPADGAVDDRGLPRLQVGVYTTLASWTEPRDADEVTLRVTSCPRVGDHPDADAAYDAAVAAARDLAERAVDGDPAVGPAPAADAETVAFESDAGRDDYAERVRRVKEAVRAGDTFQANVSQRLAAPAAVHPVTAYAALRARNPAPYSGLVEFPGVDLVSASPELLLRREPAGTADEGAGDGDDPGTRARLETEPIAGTRPRDADPETDAALETELVGDEKERAEHAMLVDLERNDLGKVSAYGSVSVPEYRRVDRYSEVMHLVSLVEGEERPDRSLADTLAAVFPGGTITGAPKPKTMEIIDRLEGTRRGPYTGSMVAAGFDGRLVANIVIRTLVRTGTEYHLRVGAGVVHDSDPETEYEETLAKARALVRSVDDALDGRMEVDE
- a CDS encoding anthranilate synthase component II; its protein translation is MSDPGAGADAGGDDAGADPVGGRVLVVDNYDSFAYNLVQYVGELADEVVVRRNDRVDVDDIRDLDPDGVVVSPGPGTPAEAGVSIPVFAELAYPTLGVCLGHQALCAANGAAVTLAPEVVHGKPSDVRHDGRGVFAALPDRVAAGRYHSLCVEHEAIPDTLVETAWTDDEREVVMGVRHTERPHVGVQFHPESILTPDGKAMVRSFLRICERGGFE
- a CDS encoding aminotransferase class IV encodes the protein MSDPDSTGGDTEDDADAAGDDAEDRLYHVDGDLLPASEASVSVTDRGFQYGDAAFETVRAYGGTLWRWDAHVDRLFGSLDALGMPADELGLSKLDLQARVRDTLRANDLADASVRLSVTRGETAGFAPPEAAGTDPTVVVIVKPLPRGGRADRGGESTWDGPATIQTVKTRRVPDRAIPSDAKTHNYLNNVLARVETRVTGADEAVLLDGEGNVAECSTANLFFVADDAIRTPSLDGPVLPGVTRAEVLDLAREEGFPVEEGRYTPDDVRGADEAFLASSIRELRPVGTYDGVAIGGGPVTTLLSRLYDDRVERECYATDDAGGDAPDPDSDEDRRR
- a CDS encoding Rieske (2Fe-2S) protein, producing MDEDARVADADEVPEGGTLLFTVRDGDGELREAFASRLSDGTVVAYRNYCQHWTDVRLDKGEGARVTNGEVWCQKHGATFQLDSGVCDFGPCEGSVMESVDVTVADGGVYVDDDEYVFEHLGPSGVDTGDGGDSRIDFTGN